From the Campylobacter volucris genome, the window TAAAATGCTAAATTCTAAAGATTTTTTAAATTTTGCTATAAAAATTTGGAATTTAGAGCAAGAAAAAGCTAAAATTTACCTAGGTGATAATAGAAAAAAATACCTAATAGCTGGTGCTTTACTTCTTTATACTTTATTTGATAAAGAAAAACTCATCATCATTGATGATGGGATTAGAGAGGGAGTTTGCATAGCTCATTTTAAAAATATCTCATATAAAGGAATATAATGAATTTAAAAGAACAAATTTTAGAAGACATCAAAGATGCAATGCGATGTAAGAATGATTTTAAAAGAAATACTTTAAGAACTTTAAATGCTTGTTTTAAGCAAATTGAAGTAGATGAGAAAATCACTCTTGATAATGATAGAATTTATAAAATCATTGCTAGTGAAATCAAAAAAAGAAACGAAGCTTCTTTAGCTTTTAACAAAGGCTCTAGGGAAGATTTAGCACAAAAAGAATTGGCTGAAATTGCTATTTTAAGTACATATTTACCAAAGCAACTAAGCGATGAAGAATTAGAAAATGAGCTCAAAAAATTAATAGAAAAATTACAAATTAGCTCCTTGAAAGAACAAGGTGTACTAATGAAAGAAGCCAAAGCACTTTTTGGAGCAAGTGTGGATGGTAAAAGACTTAACGAAGCAGTTAGAAAACTTTTAGCATGAAAAAAATACTTTCTTTATGTGTTTTAGCTTTAAGTTCTTTTGCATACACCCAATACGAGCTTGACCCTAGTTTTAAAAAGTATTTTCAAAACTGCTCATTGTTGATGGATAAGTATTATTATATTAATTGCTATGATTATACTTATAAAGGCACAAAAGCAATAGCTTACAAACTTGAAGCTAGAATTTTAAACCAAGGACATATTAAAAAACGCCCTAAATTTTCAGAAGATACTAATATACCGAAAAAATATAGAACTTATTGGCAAGATTATATAAAAAGTGGCTATACAAGAGGCCATGTAGTACCTAATCAATCCATGAATGCTACTCCACAAGCTCAGCTTAGTACTTTTTTAATGAGCAATGTTACTCCTCAAAAAAAAGATATTAATGCAGAAATTTGGAATGAAATTGAGCAAAGAGAAAGATATCTAGCTAAGAAAAACCAAGAATTGCAAGTATTAAATTTAATACTTTATGATGAAAATCCAAAACGCATTAAAAATAATATAGCTATACCAAGTTTTTATATAAAAATTTTAAAAGCAAAAAATTATAGCGAATGTTATAAAGTCCCAAATAATGATAATTTTGCAAGATTTGATAGAAAGTATTTCAAAGAAAATTGTAAAAAATATATAAAGTAGGTTTTACAACCTACTTTTAAATTATTCTACTTCTGCATCTATTACATCATCATCTTTTTTCTTTTTATCTTCGCTTGGCTTTTCATCTTTTTTATACATATTTTCAGCTAATTTATGAGAAACCTCGCTCAATGCTTTCATTTTGTTTTCTATCTCTTCTTTGGAAGCATTTACATTTTTTAAAGTTTCTTTTAAATCATCAAGTGCTTTTTGGATATTTGCCTTATCCTCATCACTTACTTTTTCTCCAAGCTCGCTTAAAGATTTTTCAACTTGATGTACTAAACTATCAGCAGCATTTCTTGCTTCTACAGCTTCTTTGCGTTTTCTATCTTCTTCTTTATGAAGTTCTGCATCTTTTACCATATTGTTGATTTCTTCTTCACTTAAGCCGCTAGAACCTGTGATTTTGATCTCTTGAGCTTTACCAGTTGCTTTATCTTTAGCACTAACTGTTAAAATTCCATTTGCATCTATATCAAATGTAACTTCAATTTGTGGCATGCCGCGAGGTGCAGGTGGGATTCCTTCAAGATTAAAATTACCCAAAGATTTATTATCACGGCTAAATTCTCTCTCACCTTGTAAAACATTTATAGTAACTGCACTTTGATTGTCTTCAGCAGTTGAGAAAGTTTGCTCTTTTTTAGTAGGTATAGTTGTACCTTTTTCAATGATTTTAGTCATAACTCCACCTAAAGTTTCAATACCCAAAGAAAGCGGAGTAACATCAAGCAACAATACATCCTTAACATCACCTTTTATAACCGCTCCTTGAATTGCAGCACCAATTGCCACAACTTCATCAGGATTAACTGATTTATTTAAATCTTTACCAAAAGCTTTTTTAACTTCTTCTTGAACTAAAGGAACACGAGTTGATCCACCCACCATTACAATTTCTTTGATTTCATTCTTATCAAGTCCAGCATCTTTTACAACTTCATTGATTTTGCTAATCGTTTCAGACACCAAACCTTCAATCATACTTTCAAATTTAGCTCTTGTTAAAGTTTTTGTTAAGTGTTTTGGACCACTTGCATCAGCTGTAATAAATGGTAAATTTACATTAGTTTCATTTGCTGAACTGAGTTCTTTTTTAGCATTTTCAGCTGCTTCTTTTAATCTTTGTAAAGCCATTACATCATTTTTAAGATCAATTCCTGTTTCATCTTTAAATTCATTTGCTAAAAAGTCTATTAACTTATTATCAAAATCATCACCACCTAAAAATGCATTACCACCAGTTGCCAAAACCTCTACTACATTATCTCCTGTTTCAAGCACTGTAACATCAAATGTTCCACCACCTAAATCATAAACTACTATTTTTTCACTTTCTTTTTTATCAAGCCCATAAGCTAAAGCTGCTGCCGTTGGTTCGTTTATAATTCTTAAAACATTAAGCCCTGCTATAGTTCCTGCTTCTTTGGTAGCTTTTCTTTGTGCATCATTAAAATATGCTGGAACTGTTATAACCGCATCTTCAACCTTTTCACCTAAAAAAGCTTCAGCATCTTCTTTTAATTTCATCAAAACTTTTGCTGAAATTTCTTGCGGAGTATAAATTTTACCAGCTATTTCTATAGCACAAGCTCCATTTCTTTCTGTTATATGATAAGGAAGACGATTTTTAGCTTCTTTAGCTGCATCTTCATTGATCATCAAACCCATAATTCTTTTTATAGAATAAATGGTTTTTTCAGGATTAGTTACAGCTTGACGCTTAGCACTATCTCCAACTAAAATTTCACCTTTATCAGTAAAAGCTACTACTGAAGGAGTTGTATTTTTACCTTCTTTATTAGGGATAACTTTACTCTCCCCTCTTTCATACACGCTTACACAAGAATTAGTTGTTCCTAAATCTATACCTATAACTTTACTCATTTTTATTCTCCTTTATTAAATTTATTTTGCAACGCTAACTTTGGCTGATCTTATGATTCTATCATTCATCATATAACCCTTTTGTAAAAGAGCTACTATGTGACCGCTTTCATGATCAGCACTTTCTACATGAAACATAGCTTCATGTAAATTTGGATCAAATTCACCACTAGCTTCCACTGGTTTAACCATATGTTTTTCTAGTTTTTTCAAAAGTAAATCAAGTGTATTTTGCACACCTTCTTTAATTTTTAAACTAATTTCATCATTAGCTTCTACATTTACAGCCGCCTCCAAAGCATCTACTACATCAAGCAAATCTTTTGCAAAACTTTCATTTGCATAAATAGTTGCTGAAATTTTTTCCTTTTCCATTCTTTTTTTGATATTTTCAAATTCAGCATTTGCTCTTAAATAAGTATCTTTTAATTCATCATATTGTGCTTGAAGTTTTTGAAGCTCATCGTTTTGTTCTTCTAAAACTTGCGTATTTTCATCAAGCATTTCTTCATTTTGCTTTTCTTCGCTCATGCAGCCTCCTTTATAATGTTTAACATTGTTTTAAAATCAGAATATATGCTTCCAGCAAAAATCGCGCTAGATTTTTGACCTAAAAACATACTCTTAAGCTTTAATCCCATAAATCCTTCTTCAAACAAAGGATTAAATTTTAATTTTTTATCAAAATAAAAACCAATTTGTGGAGATAAAAGCTTAGCAAATTCATCATTTTGATAAATTTGATAAGCTTTGCTC encodes:
- a CDS encoding GatB/YqeY domain-containing protein, which produces MNLKEQILEDIKDAMRCKNDFKRNTLRTLNACFKQIEVDEKITLDNDRIYKIIASEIKKRNEASLAFNKGSREDLAQKELAEIAILSTYLPKQLSDEELENELKKLIEKLQISSLKEQGVLMKEAKALFGASVDGKRLNEAVRKLLA
- a CDS encoding DNA/RNA endonuclease G — protein: MKKILSLCVLALSSFAYTQYELDPSFKKYFQNCSLLMDKYYYINCYDYTYKGTKAIAYKLEARILNQGHIKKRPKFSEDTNIPKKYRTYWQDYIKSGYTRGHVVPNQSMNATPQAQLSTFLMSNVTPQKKDINAEIWNEIEQRERYLAKKNQELQVLNLILYDENPKRIKNNIAIPSFYIKILKAKNYSECYKVPNNDNFARFDRKYFKENCKKYIK
- the dnaK gene encoding molecular chaperone DnaK; protein product: MSKVIGIDLGTTNSCVSVYERGESKVIPNKEGKNTTPSVVAFTDKGEILVGDSAKRQAVTNPEKTIYSIKRIMGLMINEDAAKEAKNRLPYHITERNGACAIEIAGKIYTPQEISAKVLMKLKEDAEAFLGEKVEDAVITVPAYFNDAQRKATKEAGTIAGLNVLRIINEPTAAALAYGLDKKESEKIVVYDLGGGTFDVTVLETGDNVVEVLATGGNAFLGGDDFDNKLIDFLANEFKDETGIDLKNDVMALQRLKEAAENAKKELSSANETNVNLPFITADASGPKHLTKTLTRAKFESMIEGLVSETISKINEVVKDAGLDKNEIKEIVMVGGSTRVPLVQEEVKKAFGKDLNKSVNPDEVVAIGAAIQGAVIKGDVKDVLLLDVTPLSLGIETLGGVMTKIIEKGTTIPTKKEQTFSTAEDNQSAVTINVLQGEREFSRDNKSLGNFNLEGIPPAPRGMPQIEVTFDIDANGILTVSAKDKATGKAQEIKITGSSGLSEEEINNMVKDAELHKEEDRKRKEAVEARNAADSLVHQVEKSLSELGEKVSDEDKANIQKALDDLKETLKNVNASKEEIENKMKALSEVSHKLAENMYKKDEKPSEDKKKKDDDVIDAEVE
- the grpE gene encoding nucleotide exchange factor GrpE — protein: MSEEKQNEEMLDENTQVLEEQNDELQKLQAQYDELKDTYLRANAEFENIKKRMEKEKISATIYANESFAKDLLDVVDALEAAVNVEANDEISLKIKEGVQNTLDLLLKKLEKHMVKPVEASGEFDPNLHEAMFHVESADHESGHIVALLQKGYMMNDRIIRSAKVSVAK